A portion of the Archocentrus centrarchus isolate MPI-CPG fArcCen1 chromosome 19, fArcCen1, whole genome shotgun sequence genome contains these proteins:
- the rsph10b gene encoding radial spoke head 10 homolog B isoform X3 — MMPKTEEGGQAEKSASQTDLHSPDRDEPEEDSNYELPPAVNLIVQRHEGETCEGQFQGQGVVYFEGGHIYKGVFSKGLMHGPGVFTQAGGLKYEGAFVCNIPMGWAIYTWPDGSTYKGEVYNGIRHGMGTYKCAQNSVYYSGEWHQGKRHGKGMTYYNKDKTSWYKGDWVKNNREGWGVRCYPSGNIYSGEWKNNQRHGDGTMSWLKLGQKYVGAWQDGVQHGQGTHVWNLRRGDGSQYSQSNRYTGDFVQGQRHGQGTFYYAGGAIYEGGWKNNKKHGQGKLTFNDRRVFEGEFVDDQMIACNLSGSGVPNPFGVFFLSDSASSLLGPDKALNIDYVLDKIPARKRDTERKQVEFVVLRQERELRSICSFYSRLGCAHCPDNTHLLSRLQLWRLLKDCNVHHHGITLTQIDRIIREDADSAEIHSPFTPVPLHKLVRFLVIVAYHIYSTDMVSQKNPLAECFSKLLTDDILPNAKNVKGFLFRQPGSGVVALNYLKRCWEVFQAFCTATRDEQTMTCRHLLWMFKDLRLLDNKLTTRRLLEIINAESHDPSNLSASLELEITFLEFFEVLLGCAEVTWEQVSETLKEDHPVSRSDTEASRGQPQVEASEEMMQTTNCPSQSGFPVLRMLEVSQM; from the exons ATGATGCCAAAGACAGAGGAGGGTGGACAAGCTGAAAAGTCGGCGAGCCAAACCGACCTCCACAGTCCTGACCGGGATGAGCCCGAGGAAGACAGCAACTATGAACTCCCCCCTGCGGTTAACTTAATTGTACAGAG GCATGAAGGGGAAACCTGTGAAGGACAGTTTCAAGGACAAGGTGTTGTTTATTTTGAAGGAGGCCACATATACAAG GGCGTGTTTTCCAAAGGACTTATGCACGGACCTGGGGTCTTCACACAGGCAGGAGGACTGAAATATGAG GGAGCGTTTGTGTGCAATATTCCAATGGGCTGGGCCATCTACACCTGGCCAGATGGCAGCACCTATAAGGGGGAAGTCTACAATGGTATACGACATGGGATGGGAACCTACAAATGTGCCCAAAACAGTGTGTATTACAGTGGGGAGTGGCATCAGGGCAAGAGGCATGGAAAG GGTATGACATATTACAACAAGGATAAAACCTCTTGGTACAAAGGAGATTGGGTGAAGAACAACAGAGAGGGATGGGGAGTGAGATG CTACCCCTCTGGTAATATTTACTCTGGTGAGTGGAAGAACAACCAGAGACATGGAGACGGCACGATGAGCTGGCTGAAACTGGGACAGAAGTATGTTGGGGCATGGCAGGATGGAGTGCAG CATGGCCAAGGCACACATGTCTGGAATTTAAGGCGAGGAGATGGATCCCAGTATTCCCAGAGCAATCGGTACACAGGGGATTTTGTTCAGGGTCAGAGGCACGGACAAGGAACATTTTACTACGCTGGTGGTGCAATCTATGAAGGAGGATggaagaacaataaaaaacatggGCAG GGCAAACTCACTTTCAACGACAGGCGTGTATTTGAGGGAGAGTTTGTGGATGATCAGATGATCGCATGCAACTTGAGCGGAAGTGGAGTTCCCAATCCTTTTG GTGTATTCTTTCTGTCAGATAGTGCCTCATCTTTACTAGGACCAGACAAGGCTCTGAACATCGACTATGTTTTGGACAAAATCCCGGCGAGAAAGCGTGACACTGAGCGCAAACAG GTGGAGTTTGTGGTGCTGAGGCAAGAGAGAGAGCTGAGGTCCATCTGTAGTTTCTACAGCAGACTTGGTTGTGCCCACTGCCCAGATAACACCCACCTGCTGTCCCGTCTGCAGCTGTGGCGCCTGCTCAAAGACTGTAATGTTCATCATCACGGCATAACCCTGACACAGATAGACCGTATTATCAGAG aggaTGCCGATTCAGCAGAGATACACTCTCCTTTCACCCCTGTGCCGCTTCACAAGCTCGTCAGGTTTCTCGTGATCGTGGCCTACCACATCTACAGTACAGACATGGT gtcacaaaagaacccttTGGCTGAGTGCTTTTCCAAACTATTGACAGATGACATCCTTCCAAATGCTAAGAATGTAAAAG GCTTCCTGTTTAGGCAGCCGGGCAGTGGAGTGGTAGCTCTGAACTATTTGAAGAGGTGCTGGGAAGTCTTTCAGGCTTTCTGCACAGCCACCAGAGACGAACAAACCATGACCTGCCGTCACCTGCTGTGGATGTTCAAG GATCTCCGTCTCTTGGACAATAAGCTGACCACAAGGAGGTTATTGGAGATCATCAATGCAGAGAGCCACGACCCCAGCAACCTGTCTGCCAGTCTTGAACTGGAG ATTACATTCCTGGAGTTTTTTGAGGTGCTTCTGGGCTGTGCAGAAGTCACATGGGAGCAGGTTTCTGAAACCCTGAAAGAGGACCATCCAGTATCCAGGTCTGACACTGAAGCCAGCAGGGGTCAGCCTCAGGTGGAGGCCAGCGAGGAAATGATGCAGACAACAAACTGCCCTTCCCAGTCG GGCTTCCCAGTGCTCAGGATGTTGGAAGTCAGCCAGATGTGA
- the rsph10b gene encoding radial spoke head 10 homolog B isoform X1, whose translation MMPKTEEGGQAEKSASQTDLHSPDRDEPEEDSNYELPPAVNLIVQRHEGETCEGQFQGQGVVYFEGGHIYKGVFSKGLMHGPGVFTQAGGLKYEGAFVCNIPMGWAIYTWPDGSTYKGEVYNGIRHGMGTYKCAQNSVYYSGEWHQGKRHGKGMTYYNKDKTSWYKGDWVKNNREGWGVRCYPSGNIYSGEWKNNQRHGDGTMSWLKLGQKYVGAWQDGVQHGQGTHVWNLRRGDGSQYSQSNRYTGDFVQGQRHGQGTFYYAGGAIYEGGWKNNKKHGQGKLTFNDRRVFEGEFVDDQMIACNLSGSGVPNPFGVFFLSDSASSLLGPDKALNIDYVLDKIPARKRDTERKQVEFVVLRQERELRSICSFYSRLGCAHCPDNTHLLSRLQLWRLLKDCNVHHHGITLTQIDRIIREDADSAEIHSPFTPVPLHKLVRFLVIVAYHIYSTDMVSQKNPLAECFSKLLTDDILPNAKNVKGFLFRQPGSGVVALNYLKRCWEVFQAFCTATRDEQTMTCRHLLWMFKDLRLLDNKLTTRRLLEIINAESHDPSNLSASLELEITFLEFFEVLLGCAEVTWEQVSETLKEDHPVSRSDTEASRGQPQVEASEEMMQTTNCPSQSTGLPSAQDVGSQPDVKTEVNMTPQSAEHTEDEAESVCTPAENQTKDCKLELMTQMVDQFFNHIFFPAFDHYQLMTRTIKEEKHHQELQRQITLDRVQQEVK comes from the exons ATGATGCCAAAGACAGAGGAGGGTGGACAAGCTGAAAAGTCGGCGAGCCAAACCGACCTCCACAGTCCTGACCGGGATGAGCCCGAGGAAGACAGCAACTATGAACTCCCCCCTGCGGTTAACTTAATTGTACAGAG GCATGAAGGGGAAACCTGTGAAGGACAGTTTCAAGGACAAGGTGTTGTTTATTTTGAAGGAGGCCACATATACAAG GGCGTGTTTTCCAAAGGACTTATGCACGGACCTGGGGTCTTCACACAGGCAGGAGGACTGAAATATGAG GGAGCGTTTGTGTGCAATATTCCAATGGGCTGGGCCATCTACACCTGGCCAGATGGCAGCACCTATAAGGGGGAAGTCTACAATGGTATACGACATGGGATGGGAACCTACAAATGTGCCCAAAACAGTGTGTATTACAGTGGGGAGTGGCATCAGGGCAAGAGGCATGGAAAG GGTATGACATATTACAACAAGGATAAAACCTCTTGGTACAAAGGAGATTGGGTGAAGAACAACAGAGAGGGATGGGGAGTGAGATG CTACCCCTCTGGTAATATTTACTCTGGTGAGTGGAAGAACAACCAGAGACATGGAGACGGCACGATGAGCTGGCTGAAACTGGGACAGAAGTATGTTGGGGCATGGCAGGATGGAGTGCAG CATGGCCAAGGCACACATGTCTGGAATTTAAGGCGAGGAGATGGATCCCAGTATTCCCAGAGCAATCGGTACACAGGGGATTTTGTTCAGGGTCAGAGGCACGGACAAGGAACATTTTACTACGCTGGTGGTGCAATCTATGAAGGAGGATggaagaacaataaaaaacatggGCAG GGCAAACTCACTTTCAACGACAGGCGTGTATTTGAGGGAGAGTTTGTGGATGATCAGATGATCGCATGCAACTTGAGCGGAAGTGGAGTTCCCAATCCTTTTG GTGTATTCTTTCTGTCAGATAGTGCCTCATCTTTACTAGGACCAGACAAGGCTCTGAACATCGACTATGTTTTGGACAAAATCCCGGCGAGAAAGCGTGACACTGAGCGCAAACAG GTGGAGTTTGTGGTGCTGAGGCAAGAGAGAGAGCTGAGGTCCATCTGTAGTTTCTACAGCAGACTTGGTTGTGCCCACTGCCCAGATAACACCCACCTGCTGTCCCGTCTGCAGCTGTGGCGCCTGCTCAAAGACTGTAATGTTCATCATCACGGCATAACCCTGACACAGATAGACCGTATTATCAGAG aggaTGCCGATTCAGCAGAGATACACTCTCCTTTCACCCCTGTGCCGCTTCACAAGCTCGTCAGGTTTCTCGTGATCGTGGCCTACCACATCTACAGTACAGACATGGT gtcacaaaagaacccttTGGCTGAGTGCTTTTCCAAACTATTGACAGATGACATCCTTCCAAATGCTAAGAATGTAAAAG GCTTCCTGTTTAGGCAGCCGGGCAGTGGAGTGGTAGCTCTGAACTATTTGAAGAGGTGCTGGGAAGTCTTTCAGGCTTTCTGCACAGCCACCAGAGACGAACAAACCATGACCTGCCGTCACCTGCTGTGGATGTTCAAG GATCTCCGTCTCTTGGACAATAAGCTGACCACAAGGAGGTTATTGGAGATCATCAATGCAGAGAGCCACGACCCCAGCAACCTGTCTGCCAGTCTTGAACTGGAG ATTACATTCCTGGAGTTTTTTGAGGTGCTTCTGGGCTGTGCAGAAGTCACATGGGAGCAGGTTTCTGAAACCCTGAAAGAGGACCATCCAGTATCCAGGTCTGACACTGAAGCCAGCAGGGGTCAGCCTCAGGTGGAGGCCAGCGAGGAAATGATGCAGACAACAAACTGCCCTTCCCAGTCG ACAGGGCTTCCCAGTGCTCAGGATGTTGGAAGTCAGCCAGATGTGAAAACTGAAGTTAACATGACACCTCAGTCTGCAG AGCACACAGAAGATGAAGCTGAAAGTGTGTGCACACCAGCAGAAAACCAGACCAAAGACTGTAAATTGGAGCTTATGACGCAGATGGTCGATCAATTCTTCAACCACATTTTCTTCCCAGCATTTGACCATTACCAGCTAATGACAAGAACcataaaggaagaaaaacatcacCAGGAGCTTCAGAGACAAATTACTCTAGATAGGGTGCAACAAGAAGTCAAGTAA
- the rsph10b gene encoding radial spoke head 10 homolog B isoform X2, producing the protein MMPKTEEGGQAEKSASQTDLHSPDRDEPEEDSNYELPPAVNLIVQRHEGETCEGQFQGQGVVYFEGGHIYKGVFSKGLMHGPGVFTQAGGLKYEGAFVCNIPMGWAIYTWPDGSTYKGEVYNGIRHGMGTYKCAQNSVYYSGEWHQGKRHGKGMTYYNKDKTSWYKGDWVKNNREGWGVRCYPSGNIYSGEWKNNQRHGDGTMSWLKLGQKYVGAWQDGVQHGQGTHVWNLRRGDGSQYSQSNRYTGDFVQGQRHGQGTFYYAGGAIYEGGWKNNKKHGQGKLTFNDRRVFEGEFVDDQMIACNLSGSGVPNPFDSASSLLGPDKALNIDYVLDKIPARKRDTERKQVEFVVLRQERELRSICSFYSRLGCAHCPDNTHLLSRLQLWRLLKDCNVHHHGITLTQIDRIIREDADSAEIHSPFTPVPLHKLVRFLVIVAYHIYSTDMVSQKNPLAECFSKLLTDDILPNAKNVKGFLFRQPGSGVVALNYLKRCWEVFQAFCTATRDEQTMTCRHLLWMFKDLRLLDNKLTTRRLLEIINAESHDPSNLSASLELEITFLEFFEVLLGCAEVTWEQVSETLKEDHPVSRSDTEASRGQPQVEASEEMMQTTNCPSQSTGLPSAQDVGSQPDVKTEVNMTPQSAEHTEDEAESVCTPAENQTKDCKLELMTQMVDQFFNHIFFPAFDHYQLMTRTIKEEKHHQELQRQITLDRVQQEVK; encoded by the exons ATGATGCCAAAGACAGAGGAGGGTGGACAAGCTGAAAAGTCGGCGAGCCAAACCGACCTCCACAGTCCTGACCGGGATGAGCCCGAGGAAGACAGCAACTATGAACTCCCCCCTGCGGTTAACTTAATTGTACAGAG GCATGAAGGGGAAACCTGTGAAGGACAGTTTCAAGGACAAGGTGTTGTTTATTTTGAAGGAGGCCACATATACAAG GGCGTGTTTTCCAAAGGACTTATGCACGGACCTGGGGTCTTCACACAGGCAGGAGGACTGAAATATGAG GGAGCGTTTGTGTGCAATATTCCAATGGGCTGGGCCATCTACACCTGGCCAGATGGCAGCACCTATAAGGGGGAAGTCTACAATGGTATACGACATGGGATGGGAACCTACAAATGTGCCCAAAACAGTGTGTATTACAGTGGGGAGTGGCATCAGGGCAAGAGGCATGGAAAG GGTATGACATATTACAACAAGGATAAAACCTCTTGGTACAAAGGAGATTGGGTGAAGAACAACAGAGAGGGATGGGGAGTGAGATG CTACCCCTCTGGTAATATTTACTCTGGTGAGTGGAAGAACAACCAGAGACATGGAGACGGCACGATGAGCTGGCTGAAACTGGGACAGAAGTATGTTGGGGCATGGCAGGATGGAGTGCAG CATGGCCAAGGCACACATGTCTGGAATTTAAGGCGAGGAGATGGATCCCAGTATTCCCAGAGCAATCGGTACACAGGGGATTTTGTTCAGGGTCAGAGGCACGGACAAGGAACATTTTACTACGCTGGTGGTGCAATCTATGAAGGAGGATggaagaacaataaaaaacatggGCAG GGCAAACTCACTTTCAACGACAGGCGTGTATTTGAGGGAGAGTTTGTGGATGATCAGATGATCGCATGCAACTTGAGCGGAAGTGGAGTTCCCAATCCTTTTG ATAGTGCCTCATCTTTACTAGGACCAGACAAGGCTCTGAACATCGACTATGTTTTGGACAAAATCCCGGCGAGAAAGCGTGACACTGAGCGCAAACAG GTGGAGTTTGTGGTGCTGAGGCAAGAGAGAGAGCTGAGGTCCATCTGTAGTTTCTACAGCAGACTTGGTTGTGCCCACTGCCCAGATAACACCCACCTGCTGTCCCGTCTGCAGCTGTGGCGCCTGCTCAAAGACTGTAATGTTCATCATCACGGCATAACCCTGACACAGATAGACCGTATTATCAGAG aggaTGCCGATTCAGCAGAGATACACTCTCCTTTCACCCCTGTGCCGCTTCACAAGCTCGTCAGGTTTCTCGTGATCGTGGCCTACCACATCTACAGTACAGACATGGT gtcacaaaagaacccttTGGCTGAGTGCTTTTCCAAACTATTGACAGATGACATCCTTCCAAATGCTAAGAATGTAAAAG GCTTCCTGTTTAGGCAGCCGGGCAGTGGAGTGGTAGCTCTGAACTATTTGAAGAGGTGCTGGGAAGTCTTTCAGGCTTTCTGCACAGCCACCAGAGACGAACAAACCATGACCTGCCGTCACCTGCTGTGGATGTTCAAG GATCTCCGTCTCTTGGACAATAAGCTGACCACAAGGAGGTTATTGGAGATCATCAATGCAGAGAGCCACGACCCCAGCAACCTGTCTGCCAGTCTTGAACTGGAG ATTACATTCCTGGAGTTTTTTGAGGTGCTTCTGGGCTGTGCAGAAGTCACATGGGAGCAGGTTTCTGAAACCCTGAAAGAGGACCATCCAGTATCCAGGTCTGACACTGAAGCCAGCAGGGGTCAGCCTCAGGTGGAGGCCAGCGAGGAAATGATGCAGACAACAAACTGCCCTTCCCAGTCG ACAGGGCTTCCCAGTGCTCAGGATGTTGGAAGTCAGCCAGATGTGAAAACTGAAGTTAACATGACACCTCAGTCTGCAG AGCACACAGAAGATGAAGCTGAAAGTGTGTGCACACCAGCAGAAAACCAGACCAAAGACTGTAAATTGGAGCTTATGACGCAGATGGTCGATCAATTCTTCAACCACATTTTCTTCCCAGCATTTGACCATTACCAGCTAATGACAAGAACcataaaggaagaaaaacatcacCAGGAGCTTCAGAGACAAATTACTCTAGATAGGGTGCAACAAGAAGTCAAGTAA